The Leptospira koniambonensis genome window below encodes:
- a CDS encoding SH3 domain-containing protein — MNLKSVSIIICIITIFSFCKKEAPIGRGYVLESGLCVHKGPSILKECEIRLDAGAVVQILEYKIPDKERGEGLLWYRIKSEKTEGYISLDEELSRNKFASIFPQTTERMMVNASSLRLRSIPSLLGDIITMLPNGTEVKVTGKTPFKVQIDGKYDGWVEVTTPSGQTGFSYAGFLISKTIDQNTSSGTENNSEGTPIEIPEGSEDISGFLILNGGATAWADPGKTEWQSGSCDKNKSIPGDTFVRATQKVKVSGVTYYHGERKFQYYTINSLEPNGCLDAWFSANDVEYHNQTLFEWSSKQYAANFDKSLIQFLSTNGYNPVEDLSTLTIEEISKKKKETIYRISYDTFDSEFNRKFDINNIYLKNSQGIFVLLENTKDAYETDLDGDGVSEWKVNTSGRSDSATTFYRYSGTSLVSFLTVSESDYGSCQIEYDGGNISTGPDDSEKTIHCTISEVSPYIYVSADKEYKFKYSKGVIRLTK; from the coding sequence ATGAATCTTAAATCCGTTTCCATTATTATTTGCATTATTACGATTTTCTCATTTTGTAAGAAGGAAGCCCCTATTGGTAGAGGATACGTTCTAGAATCTGGACTTTGTGTTCATAAGGGCCCATCTATCCTAAAAGAATGCGAGATACGTTTAGATGCAGGAGCCGTAGTTCAAATTCTGGAGTATAAGATCCCTGATAAAGAAAGAGGAGAAGGTCTTCTATGGTATCGCATTAAATCCGAAAAGACCGAAGGATATATTTCACTAGATGAAGAGTTATCCAGAAATAAGTTCGCTAGTATCTTTCCACAAACCACCGAACGAATGATGGTAAACGCCTCTTCCTTAAGACTTAGATCTATTCCATCCTTACTCGGAGATATAATCACGATGTTGCCTAACGGTACTGAAGTGAAAGTAACAGGAAAAACTCCTTTTAAAGTACAAATTGATGGTAAGTATGATGGATGGGTTGAAGTAACTACTCCTTCTGGCCAGACAGGTTTCAGCTACGCAGGATTTCTAATAAGTAAAACTATAGATCAAAATACTTCGTCCGGTACAGAAAATAATTCGGAAGGAACCCCAATCGAAATTCCAGAAGGAAGCGAAGATATCAGCGGGTTTTTGATCCTAAACGGCGGGGCTACTGCATGGGCAGATCCAGGAAAAACGGAATGGCAATCAGGATCTTGCGATAAAAACAAATCTATTCCCGGAGATACTTTCGTTCGGGCTACACAAAAAGTAAAAGTTTCCGGAGTTACATATTATCATGGAGAAAGAAAATTCCAATATTATACGATAAACTCCCTAGAACCAAACGGTTGTCTCGATGCTTGGTTTTCTGCTAACGATGTAGAATATCATAATCAGACTTTATTCGAATGGTCATCGAAACAATATGCGGCTAATTTTGATAAATCACTCATACAATTTTTATCTACGAATGGTTATAATCCTGTAGAAGATCTTTCGACTTTAACTATTGAAGAAATTAGCAAAAAGAAGAAGGAAACTATATATAGGATCTCTTATGATACTTTTGATTCGGAATTTAATCGAAAATTCGATATCAATAATATATATCTGAAAAACTCTCAAGGTATATTCGTTCTTTTGGAAAATACCAAGGACGCTTACGAGACTGATCTTGATGGAGACGGTGTTTCCGAATGGAAGGTAAATACATCTGGCCGTTCCGATAGTGCGACGACTTTTTATCGTTATTCAGGCACATCGCTTGTTTCTTTTTTGACGGTCTCTGAATCGGATTATGGTTCCTGCCAGATCGAATATGATGGCGGAAATATCTCTACCGGACCGGACGATTCAGAAAAGACAATTCATTGTACCATTTCAGAAGTTTCTCCTTATATATACGTCTCGGCAGATAAGGAATACAAGTTTAAATATTCCAAAGGCGTAATACGCCTGACAAAATAG
- a CDS encoding sensor histidine kinase yields the protein MRFGKTTFFALLISSFLFQCGLGGSDLEHSSAKNGTLDLSKHSFEDGKIIPLDGEWEFYREEFISPRDISDLKFKSKKKFVTVPSVWTESFSEDPGEAGHGYATYRLRLKLGERKQTLALKIPDLGTSYILYANGKNIASVGDLGKSKSDARAKYELKISLVPDSENLELVFHVSNFQNRWGGVWNSIQLGELENVLKNVQKRRDLEWALILIAATMSFYNIFFYFFRRNESAHILFAFHCFLIMIRSLTNGDSRLAYEFLQGISWELPNRLEYISVYASGPTLYAFLYRYCKTDFWRRFGHYICIPYYLAVVIVLFFPNEYYTLTLLPIALYMPLVTMPIWLVLLAIGLKRRIEGGRILFAGYIVISLATLNDIMLFFGFWKGVYLIQYGEVALILGYSILISKIFSEAFQRSDTLGTKMKSLVFSTREIMQSSSYDKAADTALKMFHENGKEQTVYVYLEEPNSSVWKRYSISSLGDLETVEVYKYDVRDLLGLDPSSLVEPLIQNNRLIVSVQDEQLYKLVFDLPFEKYSDESQVDWVRGIADALAFSVRNIARQDREKLAIIGELSAEIVHDLGHPIAMIRQNLKNIGSQKGKSKTSFLFQAEKEVDALTNLTLDILDFSKNRIILDLQNVDIKTYFKEIFEDLGTFFQSTKMKLVSKINAKGSIRLDPLRIRRLIFNLAKNAAEATDEKGTFSIRIEKEENVAYLIFEDNGEGFSKDMEKYIFDSGFGSKKPYGTGLGLSIIRKIVSAHGGEILVSSEEGKGTRFTILLRS from the coding sequence GTGAGATTCGGAAAAACAACCTTCTTTGCCCTCCTAATCTCTTCTTTTCTTTTTCAGTGTGGCCTTGGCGGATCTGATTTAGAACATTCTTCTGCGAAGAATGGAACTCTGGATTTAAGCAAACATTCTTTCGAAGATGGTAAGATCATCCCTTTAGATGGAGAATGGGAATTTTATCGGGAAGAATTTATTTCTCCACGTGATATCTCCGATCTAAAATTCAAATCCAAAAAAAAATTCGTAACTGTTCCTTCTGTTTGGACTGAAAGTTTTTCCGAAGATCCGGGAGAAGCAGGTCATGGTTACGCCACTTATCGACTTAGGCTGAAATTGGGAGAAAGAAAACAAACCTTGGCTCTCAAAATTCCAGATCTAGGAACTTCTTATATTCTTTATGCAAACGGAAAGAATATCGCAAGTGTGGGTGACCTAGGCAAATCCAAATCGGACGCGAGAGCAAAGTATGAGTTAAAAATTTCTTTGGTTCCCGATTCGGAAAATCTGGAGTTAGTATTTCATGTTTCTAATTTTCAAAATAGATGGGGAGGAGTTTGGAATTCAATTCAGTTAGGGGAATTGGAAAATGTTTTAAAGAATGTTCAGAAACGAAGGGACTTAGAGTGGGCTTTGATACTTATCGCGGCTACAATGTCTTTTTATAATATATTCTTTTATTTTTTCAGAAGGAACGAATCCGCTCATATATTATTCGCATTTCATTGTTTTTTAATTATGATCCGTTCTTTAACAAACGGTGACTCCAGGCTTGCCTATGAATTTTTGCAGGGTATTTCCTGGGAATTGCCAAATCGTTTGGAGTATATAAGTGTATATGCTTCGGGTCCCACATTGTATGCGTTCTTATATAGATACTGTAAAACTGATTTTTGGAGAAGATTCGGTCATTATATTTGTATCCCTTACTATTTAGCAGTCGTTATTGTATTATTTTTTCCTAATGAATATTATACACTTACACTTCTGCCAATCGCATTATATATGCCTTTGGTCACAATGCCTATTTGGCTAGTCTTGCTTGCAATAGGTTTGAAAAGAAGGATAGAAGGCGGACGTATCCTATTTGCAGGCTATATAGTGATTAGTTTGGCAACCTTGAATGATATCATGCTCTTTTTTGGATTTTGGAAAGGTGTTTACCTGATCCAATATGGAGAAGTTGCACTGATACTTGGATATTCCATTTTGATCTCTAAAATTTTCTCAGAAGCATTCCAACGTTCGGATACGTTAGGAACCAAAATGAAATCTTTGGTGTTCTCTACTAGAGAGATCATGCAATCTTCTTCTTATGATAAGGCTGCTGACACTGCTTTAAAGATGTTTCATGAGAATGGAAAAGAACAAACAGTGTATGTATATTTAGAAGAACCGAATTCTTCTGTTTGGAAAAGATATTCTATCTCATCTTTGGGAGATTTAGAAACTGTAGAAGTTTATAAGTATGATGTGCGAGATCTTTTGGGTTTGGACCCTTCTTCCCTTGTTGAGCCATTAATTCAAAATAATAGACTGATTGTATCTGTTCAAGATGAACAACTCTATAAATTGGTCTTTGATCTTCCTTTTGAAAAATATTCTGATGAATCCCAGGTGGATTGGGTAAGAGGGATTGCAGATGCACTTGCATTTTCAGTGCGCAATATTGCAAGGCAAGATAGGGAGAAGCTTGCGATTATAGGAGAACTTTCAGCGGAGATTGTTCATGATTTGGGTCATCCAATTGCGATGATCCGCCAAAATCTGAAAAATATAGGGTCTCAAAAAGGTAAATCTAAAACCAGTTTTCTTTTTCAAGCGGAGAAGGAGGTGGATGCACTTACAAATCTTACCTTAGATATATTAGATTTTTCTAAAAATAGGATTATTTTGGATTTGCAGAATGTAGATATCAAAACTTATTTTAAGGAAATTTTCGAAGACCTTGGGACTTTTTTCCAATCCACTAAGATGAAACTTGTCTCTAAGATAAATGCAAAGGGGAGCATTCGTCTGGATCCACTTCGTATTCGCAGATTGATCTTTAATCTGGCTAAAAATGCAGCAGAAGCCACTGATGAGAAAGGTACATTTTCTATTCGGATCGAAAAAGAGGAGAATGTTGCCTATCTGATCTTCGAAGACAATGGAGAAGGTTTTAGTAAGGATATGGAAAAATATATTTTCGATTCAGGATTCGGAAGTAAAAAACCGTATGGAACCGGGCTTGGACTTTCTATTATTCGTAAAATTGTATCCGCTCATGGAGGAGAGATACTTGTTTCTTCTGAAGAAGGAAAAGGAACAAGATTTACAATTTTACTTCGTTCTTAG
- a CDS encoding response regulator: protein MSVRTRPKIFLIDDHPIVRSGLESEIKASGDYEYCGSASSIREGTKMMGFASPDLLICDVSLQDENGIKELDSIRKKFPDMKIVFLTMHRDWSYLQDAISAGADGYILKSDSMESIMASIKKVLNRGKVFPGEIANFSYDEKHIRDIAEIVKKLTKRESEILNFLSKGKLNREIAEELKLSVRTVEAHRASIFKKLEVDNMVELTRILVQLKSLESD from the coding sequence ATGTCCGTCCGAACCCGTCCTAAAATATTCTTAATAGACGACCATCCTATTGTTCGTTCTGGATTGGAATCCGAGATCAAAGCTTCCGGAGATTATGAATATTGTGGTTCAGCTTCTTCCATTCGAGAAGGCACTAAAATGATGGGTTTCGCAAGCCCCGACCTTCTGATCTGCGACGTTTCTCTCCAAGACGAGAATGGGATCAAAGAATTGGATTCTATCCGTAAAAAATTTCCGGATATGAAGATCGTATTTCTAACAATGCATAGGGATTGGTCCTATTTGCAAGATGCGATCTCCGCAGGTGCTGACGGTTATATTCTAAAAAGTGATTCCATGGAATCTATTATGGCTTCTATTAAAAAAGTATTAAATAGAGGCAAAGTATTTCCAGGAGAAATTGCAAACTTCAGCTATGACGAAAAACATATAAGAGATATTGCCGAGATAGTAAAAAAGCTTACTAAAAGAGAAAGCGAGATACTAAACTTTTTATCCAAAGGAAAACTAAACAGAGAGATCGCAGAAGAACTAAAACTAAGCGTCAGAACAGTTGAAGCCCATCGAGCATCCATTTTCAAAAAGTTAGAAGTGGATAATATGGTAGAATTAACCAGAATTCTAGTTCAACTCAAGTCCTTAGAGTCAGACTAA
- a CDS encoding HepT-like ribonuclease domain-containing protein — MPRDAIVLLEDILTSIDEIFEFLKEINSLSLYKQDTLRKRAVERNLEIIGEVVKKIPESIKTSNQDIEWRQIAGLRDFITHGYFEVDDEIIWNIVTNHLKPLKIRIIDIKNKI, encoded by the coding sequence ATGCCGCGTGACGCAATTGTATTATTGGAGGATATTCTGACCTCCATAGATGAAATATTCGAATTTCTGAAAGAAATTAATAGCCTTTCACTTTATAAGCAAGATACTCTAAGGAAGCGCGCAGTAGAACGAAATTTAGAGATCATCGGAGAAGTTGTTAAAAAAATCCCCGAATCTATAAAGACCTCGAACCAAGATATAGAATGGCGTCAAATTGCTGGCTTACGCGACTTCATCACTCACGGTTATTTTGAGGTCGATGACGAAATAATTTGGAATATAGTGACTAATCACTTGAAACCTTTAAAGATTCGAATAATAGATATCAAAAATAAAATTTAA
- a CDS encoding nucleotidyltransferase family protein: METLQRYGVEHIGLFGSFARNDFNPESDIDILVEFSSGQKTFPNYMGLKIFLEDLFNRKIDLVIKEKVKPRLKARIIDETIYAA, from the coding sequence ATGGAAACCCTCCAACGTTATGGAGTAGAGCATATCGGATTGTTTGGTTCATTTGCCAGAAACGACTTCAATCCAGAAAGTGATATAGATATCTTAGTCGAGTTTTCTTCGGGCCAAAAAACTTTTCCCAATTATATGGGGCTAAAGATCTTTTTAGAGGACTTATTCAACAGAAAAATCGATTTAGTAATTAAAGAAAAAGTTAAACCCAGACTAAAAGCACGGATCATCGACGAAACGATCTATGCCGCGTGA
- a CDS encoding acyltransferase family protein: protein MAEQSSPAKQNRLDYLDNLRSFALLLGLAFHVAIVYAAIIIYPLRNNDRSIAFDVFGEWVHLFRMPMFFVLSGYFTERIYLSKTLKEFLKLRALRIILPLIPGIILFAPMQYYVNALQEGYQGNYFKFLWEEFLLKNPAPSHLWFILYLALYTFLYLGVRPVVFRIGKFILPSSRYGEEGSENRSSVKWETLLIAGIWCTIWTCGINYFFLKDEKYLNIEPVQFIYDFSFFLFGSFLIGKESTILKGKTDRSEIILLGFLSFIFFGLFYWVSTIDPYWSYFGYTGFGMRILHIFLKCLGGWIWIAFFIRLFQLFFNKTNKLSSYLRESSLPVYLIHHPISLGVGFLVVSTSLSIWIKFSLHIFFVYAVTFLVYHFVIRDSNFWLTVLGNKGISFKRNK, encoded by the coding sequence TTGGCTGAACAAAGCTCTCCGGCCAAACAAAACAGGCTGGATTATCTAGACAATCTCAGATCCTTCGCACTATTATTAGGATTAGCATTTCATGTGGCGATTGTATATGCCGCAATTATCATATATCCATTAAGAAATAATGATAGATCCATCGCCTTTGATGTATTCGGAGAGTGGGTGCACCTTTTCAGAATGCCGATGTTCTTCGTGCTTTCAGGCTATTTTACTGAAAGGATCTATCTTTCTAAAACATTAAAAGAATTTTTGAAACTAAGAGCATTAAGGATCATTCTTCCTTTAATCCCAGGGATCATATTATTTGCACCAATGCAATATTATGTGAACGCATTACAAGAAGGTTACCAAGGAAACTATTTCAAATTCTTATGGGAAGAATTTTTACTCAAAAATCCAGCCCCGTCTCATCTTTGGTTCATTTTATATTTAGCATTATATACATTTTTATATTTAGGTGTCCGGCCAGTTGTCTTCAGGATCGGAAAATTTATACTTCCTTCTTCCAGATATGGAGAAGAAGGATCTGAAAATAGATCCAGTGTAAAATGGGAAACATTACTTATCGCAGGAATTTGGTGCACAATCTGGACCTGCGGAATTAATTACTTTTTCCTAAAGGACGAAAAATACCTGAATATAGAACCAGTCCAGTTCATATATGATTTCAGCTTTTTCTTATTCGGAAGTTTTTTGATCGGAAAAGAAAGTACAATCTTAAAAGGAAAAACCGATCGTTCTGAGATCATTCTACTTGGGTTTTTATCTTTTATATTTTTCGGATTATTTTATTGGGTCAGCACAATAGATCCATACTGGTCTTATTTCGGATATACTGGATTCGGAATGAGAATACTTCATATCTTTCTAAAATGTTTAGGCGGATGGATCTGGATCGCATTCTTCATCAGACTTTTCCAGCTCTTCTTTAATAAAACGAATAAACTCAGTTCTTATCTAAGAGAATCTAGTTTGCCTGTATATTTAATCCATCATCCAATTTCTCTTGGAGTTGGATTCTTGGTGGTGAGCACAAGTCTCTCTATCTGGATCAAATTTTCACTTCATATCTTCTTCGTATATGCTGTGACTTTTTTAGTTTATCATTTTGTTATAAGAGATTCAAACTTTTGGCTGACTGTTCTTGGTAATAAAGGGATCAGCTTTAAGAGAAATAAGTAA
- a CDS encoding Crp/Fnr family transcriptional regulator, which yields MKISEDMVNKHGLRFKESAVIFDENEPADQMYLILTGKVGIHKKVKEAFKLLIELKEGDMFGEMALVDRKPRSARAIAKTDVLLFAITESVFYNLIQTNPSFSLKMVKMLSSRLRETNQTIASLLKGDRKNIVTSALITFAQTRGEQEDGQYKVHLGAFMKWAILRVGLEHTDLVSAINLLVKDKMVEQPKNDPSHILIRDTFFKYTLDQ from the coding sequence ATGAAGATCTCAGAAGATATGGTAAACAAACACGGCCTCCGCTTTAAGGAGTCTGCTGTTATTTTTGATGAGAACGAACCTGCTGATCAAATGTATCTCATCCTCACCGGAAAAGTGGGGATCCATAAAAAAGTAAAAGAAGCATTCAAACTTCTAATAGAACTGAAAGAAGGGGATATGTTCGGTGAGATGGCACTGGTGGATCGCAAACCCAGAAGTGCAAGGGCCATTGCGAAGACCGACGTATTATTATTTGCGATCACCGAGAGCGTGTTCTATAACCTAATCCAGACCAATCCTTCTTTCTCTTTAAAGATGGTAAAGATGCTTTCTTCCAGATTAAGAGAGACCAACCAAACCATAGCTAGTCTTTTAAAAGGAGACAGAAAGAATATTGTAACTTCTGCACTCATCACTTTCGCACAAACGAGAGGGGAGCAAGAAGATGGGCAATACAAAGTTCATTTGGGCGCATTTATGAAATGGGCCATCTTAAGAGTTGGATTAGAACATACGGATTTAGTATCCGCGATCAATCTTTTGGTAAAAGATAAGATGGTCGAACAACCTAAAAACGACCCAAGCCATATATTGATACGGGACACGTTTTTTAAATACACATTGGACCAGTAA
- a CDS encoding SMP-30/gluconolactonase/LRE family protein gives MYDIGDWLGAAINYSGKKAGTSEFYVDCPTFVSSVSFVFPKEGIVNTKKILLLSAAFIIIFIIGFALKPSPIQPIAYQPPVDTGLIGNFQENKALELAELIALGKIHGPEDIEPDEDGNIYSASEDGKVYLISKDGEMKAHAFTGGRPLGMKLLGDGSIIVADAIKGLVQISKDGKVEVLTTESEGVPFKFTDDLDVAKDGTIYFSDASDKYGSAEYLYDLMESVPHGRLLKYDPHTKKTTTLMKDLFFPNGVALSKNEDFLVLNETYKYRIHRYWIKGPKAGTSEIWAENLPGFPDNISSDRKGHFYLALFTVRNNMVDKILHPRPWTKSIVAKLPKFLWPKPQPYGFAVILDENGVVEASFQEPKGKHLKEITSVKRKGEYIYLGSLHNDRIGKFKLPPELIKE, from the coding sequence ATGTACGATATCGGCGATTGGTTGGGAGCCGCAATCAATTATTCTGGTAAGAAGGCGGGAACCTCAGAATTTTACGTTGACTGCCCGACCTTCGTAAGTAGCGTCTCATTCGTTTTCCCTAAGGAGGGAATCGTGAACACGAAAAAAATCCTCCTGCTCTCTGCAGCGTTCATTATCATTTTCATAATAGGTTTTGCACTCAAACCTTCTCCTATTCAACCCATCGCTTACCAACCTCCTGTCGATACTGGTTTGATTGGCAACTTCCAAGAAAACAAAGCTTTGGAATTAGCAGAACTAATCGCACTCGGAAAGATACATGGTCCAGAAGATATAGAACCGGATGAAGACGGTAATATTTACTCTGCAAGCGAAGATGGCAAAGTGTATCTCATTTCTAAAGATGGGGAAATGAAGGCACACGCATTTACAGGAGGACGGCCTCTTGGAATGAAACTATTAGGAGATGGTTCTATTATAGTTGCTGATGCGATCAAAGGTCTCGTCCAGATCAGCAAAGATGGAAAAGTAGAAGTTCTTACCACAGAATCGGAAGGTGTTCCTTTTAAATTCACAGATGATCTGGATGTTGCTAAAGATGGAACGATCTATTTTTCCGATGCGAGTGATAAGTATGGCTCTGCAGAGTATTTATATGATCTAATGGAATCTGTTCCTCATGGTCGTTTATTAAAATACGATCCACATACAAAAAAGACCACTACTCTAATGAAAGATCTTTTCTTTCCGAATGGAGTAGCTCTTTCTAAAAATGAAGATTTCCTAGTATTAAACGAAACTTATAAATATAGGATCCATAGATATTGGATCAAAGGACCTAAGGCCGGAACAAGCGAGATCTGGGCGGAGAATCTTCCTGGATTTCCTGATAATATTTCCTCCGATCGTAAAGGTCATTTCTATCTAGCGTTATTCACCGTTCGTAATAATATGGTGGATAAGATCTTACATCCTCGTCCTTGGACAAAATCAATCGTAGCTAAACTGCCTAAATTCCTTTGGCCAAAACCTCAACCTTATGGTTTTGCAGTCATTCTGGATGAAAACGGAGTGGTTGAGGCAAGTTTCCAAGAACCAAAAGGAAAACACCTGAAAGAGATCACTTCCGTGAAAAGAAAAGGGGAGTATATCTATTTAGGAAGTCTTCATAACGACAGGATAGGAAAGTTCAAACTTCCTCCTGAATTAATAAAAGAATAA
- a CDS encoding acyl-CoA dehydrogenase family protein encodes MDLSIPKELDGIRAKAKAFVDEIAIPAEDHYDYDHGRMPEAIAQKLREEAKKRGLWTAHLPKSEGGLGLDLVGTALVFSELGRSPIAPYLCNCDAPDEGNMHLLHLAANEEQKKKYYHPLVEGKIRSAFAMTEPPPGAGSDPTALATNAEKDGDHYILNGHKWYCTGANGASYLIVMSKVNGSFRRTSMFLVPTDSPGYTMVQEIGVLGSHGPGGHCELKFENVKVHESQVLGKIGEGFRLSQERLGPARLTHCMRWIGLARRSMEIAREYAIKRELFGGKLSDHQGIQWMFAESSLEIESGFLLTLKAADILRKGGDARQAVSLAKWQVSETLNKCIDRAIQICGSHGFSRYLKLELFYRDARAARIADGPTETHKMVIGRNLISGKESF; translated from the coding sequence ATGGATTTATCCATACCTAAAGAATTAGACGGAATTAGAGCAAAAGCAAAAGCATTCGTGGATGAGATCGCCATTCCCGCAGAAGATCATTACGATTACGATCATGGCAGAATGCCAGAGGCGATCGCTCAAAAATTAAGAGAAGAAGCTAAAAAAAGAGGCCTATGGACTGCTCACCTTCCCAAGTCAGAAGGTGGTTTAGGTCTGGATCTAGTTGGCACTGCACTTGTATTCAGTGAGCTAGGACGCTCTCCTATTGCTCCCTATCTTTGCAACTGCGATGCTCCTGACGAAGGAAATATGCACCTTCTTCATTTAGCAGCAAACGAAGAACAAAAGAAGAAGTATTATCATCCTCTTGTAGAAGGCAAGATCCGCTCAGCGTTTGCAATGACTGAACCTCCTCCAGGTGCTGGTTCGGATCCCACTGCTCTTGCGACTAACGCGGAAAAGGATGGAGATCATTATATTCTGAATGGTCATAAATGGTACTGCACTGGAGCAAATGGTGCTTCTTACTTGATAGTGATGTCCAAGGTGAATGGTAGTTTCAGAAGGACTTCTATGTTCCTTGTGCCAACGGATTCTCCTGGATACACAATGGTTCAAGAGATAGGAGTTTTAGGTTCTCATGGTCCCGGCGGTCACTGCGAATTAAAATTTGAAAACGTAAAAGTGCACGAATCCCAAGTACTCGGAAAAATTGGAGAAGGTTTCAGACTTTCCCAAGAAAGATTAGGTCCTGCAAGACTTACACATTGTATGAGATGGATCGGACTTGCTAGAAGATCCATGGAGATCGCAAGAGAATACGCGATCAAAAGAGAATTATTCGGTGGAAAATTATCTGATCACCAAGGTATCCAATGGATGTTTGCAGAATCTTCTTTGGAAATAGAGTCAGGTTTTTTACTTACGTTAAAAGCTGCTGATATTCTTCGCAAAGGTGGAGATGCAAGGCAAGCAGTCTCTTTAGCTAAATGGCAAGTGAGTGAAACATTGAACAAATGTATCGACAGAGCCATTCAAATTTGTGGATCTCACGGTTTTAGCCGTTATCTTAAATTAGAATTATTTTATAGAGATGCGAGAGCTGCAAGGATCGCAGACGGTCCTACCGAAACCCATAAAATGGTGATCGGCAGGAATTTAATATCTGGAAAGGAGAGCTTTTAA